The nucleotide window TTTACCTCTTGTTTCAATGTGATGTTTAGCTCTAATTCTAACTCTTCCACGTCCTGTGTTATATGCATCAATAATTCCACGTCTTCCAAAAATTGTTCCACCAGTTGGGAAATCTGGACCTTGAATAAATTGCATTAATTCATCTGCTGTTGCATCTGGATTATCAATTGTATATAAAACAGCATTTAATAATTCATTAATATTATGTGGAGGAATTTTTGTAGCCATTCCAACTGCAATTCCTTCACTACCATTTAAAAGTAAAGTAGGAACACGAGTAGGAAGAACTGAAGGTTCTTTCATTGTATCATCATAATTTGGAACAAAATTTACAGTATCTTTGTCTAAATCTCTTAATACTTCTTCAGCTATTCTTGTCATTCTTGCTTCTGTATATCTCATTGCTGCTGCACTATCACCATCGATTGAACCGAAGTTTCCTTGTCCATCAACAAGTGGTGCTCTCATTGAGAAATTTTGTGCCATTCTAACTAAGGCATCATAAACAGAAGTATCTCCATGTGGATGGTATTTACCAATAACATCTCCAACAATTCTTGCTGATTTTTTATAAGCTGATTTTGAAGTAATACTTAAATCATGCATAGCATATAAGATTCTTCTATGAACAGGTTTTAAACCATCTTTTGCATCTGGCAATGCCCGACCAATAATAACACTCATAGAATAATCTAAATATGAGGCTTTAACTGAATCCTCAATATTTACATCTATAATATCTTGATTTTCGAAAAGGTTTTCCATAAAAAAAGGCCTTTGTAATATAAAATTGATTTATTTTATCTAAATTGCGCTTAGTACTTCTTGTAATAACTTTTTAGAAAATAAAAAAGGGGATAAAAGTCAAAACCTTCATCCCCTTTTTATTTTTTAAATTAAAAATTAATTTTCAGCTTTATATTTTACAATAGTTGCAAAAATTTCATCTTTTAATTTTAATTTTTCTTTTTTCTTAGATTCAATTTCAAATTGATCAGCATGAGACTCTTCAAGTTTAGAAACTAAATCATCTAACTCATTGTGTCTTTCAAAAAGTTTGTTAAAATGTGCATCTTTTTGTTTTAACTCTGTAATTACATCTCTGTATTCGTGAAACATACTTATATCCTATGTGTTTAAATTTGAATTCGCCGATTATACTAAAAAAGTACTTAATTTTTTGTAAAATTATTTAATATTAACTTCTATAATCTGCATTTATCTCAACATACTTATAACCTAAATCACAACCATATGCTGTAAACTTACCATCACCTAAACCAATATCACAAACTATTTTATATTTATCTTTTTTTAGAACATCTGCTGCTTTTGCTTCAGTTTGTGCATCAAAACAGATTTCACCTTTATTAAATACAACAACATCATTATAAGAAATTACTAATTTTTCATCGTCACAATCAATTCTTGATGCTCCAATAGTTGAAGCAATTCTTCCAAAATTTGGATCTTCTCCAAAAAGTGCAGTTTTTACTAGAAGTGAATTAGATAATGCTTTTGCTGCAATTTCGGCTTGTTCATTTGAAACAGCATTGATCACTTCAAATGCTGCAACTTTCTTAGCACCTTCACCATCAGCTACCATTAACATCGCCATATCATGCATTACAAGTCTTAATGATTCTTTAAATGCTTCTTTATCATAAGCATTTGATTTTCCATTTGCTAAAACCATTACTGTGTCATTAGTTGAAGTATCACCATCAACAGAAATTGCATTAAATGTAGTTTTACTATTTACAATTAATGCCTCTTTTATATCTTCAAAAGGAGCAGCAGCATCTGTACAAATAAAACAAAGCATAGTTGCAAGATTTGGATTTATCATTCCAGCACCTTTTGCAACAGCACCTATTTTAAATGAAGTTCCATTTTCTAGTTTTACTTCATACATACAAGTTTTTGGGTATGCATCTGTTGTCATAATTGCACGTGAAAGGTTTTCACCATTTTTAGCCATTAAGTCAAATTTTTTCGCACCTGCAACTAATTTTTCAATTGGTAATGGATTTCCTATAACACCTGTACTGCTCATTACTGGATTTATTAAATCAAAATCAAGTTGAGAAAACAAAGTATTAATTGATTCAATACCTTTTCTTCCAGTTAATGCATTTGCATTTTTTGAGTTAATTAATACAAAATTCGTTTTAAAATTTTCACCATATTGTAAAAAATGTTTTAAAGGTGCTGCTTGAAATCTATTTTCTGTAAAAATTGCTGCAACAGTACAAGCTTCTTTTGTATAAATAAATCCTAAATCGTTGTTTCCATTTGGTTTAAGACCTGCATGAATCCCATCACAATAAAATCCATCAATTTGATCGATATAACCTTTTATTGGCAAAATAGTAAACATTTTATATATCCTCTGGTTGTTTTGTTAAATTTATAATTTTTTTAGCTCTTGCTATACCTTTTTGAGAACCAACAAGCAATAATCTGCAATTTGCAATAATTGAAGTTGTACCTTTTGGCATTTGGATAAATTTATCATTTCCTTCTGTAATACCAATTACTGAAACTTTTAATCTATCTCTTAAACGTAAATCTTTTAATTCTCTATTTACTACCCAAGAATTTTCTCTAACAAATACTTCTTCCATATCAATTGGAGTATCTTTTTTATATAAAAACTCATCAAGAACATTTTCCATATCAGGTCTTATAGCCATGGCACTTACTCTTTTTGCCATCAAAGATGGCGTTGCAACCACTTTATCTGCTCCAAGTTTTTTTAACCTTATTTTTTCATTTTGAGTTTCTGCATTCGAAATAATCAAAAAAGGAGCTCTTCCTAATTCTTTTTCATAAAGTCTAACAGAAGCAATTAATGTAATATTATCTGAAATATTTTTAGATAAGGAAATAGCTCCTTTTGCAGAACTTAAATGTGATTTCAAAAAAGCTATCTCTTTATAAGGTTCTTCTTTCACAAAATAAGGATAGTTATTCTCTTTTGCTATTTGCTCAATATCTTCACTTGGATCAACAACAACGAAGGGAACATGATTTTCTCTAAATTGTCTAGCTAATTGTGCTGTATATTCATTATGATAACATATTACAAAATGACGTCTTAATCTTGCTATTTTATAAAGCATTTTTCTTTCCTTTAATAATTCTAGTAAAGAACCATTTGCTATAACATCAATTACAATCCCCACTGAAAATGTAAGAATTAAAAACCCAGCAATCATCAATGTGACAGTAAAAACAATACCTTGATTACTGAAATTTGCTTCATTTAATGCACCAAAACCAGTAGTTGTAAAAGTATATGCTGATTGAAAAATTGCATGCATAATCGAATAATCTTCAATATATACATAACCTAATGTTCCTATCATCATAATAAGCTGAATAAGGATTAAAGGTAATCTAAAAGGTTTTAGTTGAGAGTAAATTAATGGATTTAAATCGTATTGAGGTTTGACTGTTCTAATTTCCCAGCCAATAGCCTTCTTTATCTTAGTAAAGATGCTCATGAAAGCACTTTTCTAGCGCCTTCTTATGAGTGTTTTTTAAGAGTTCTTAACTCTTTTGCAGAAATTTTTAATTTAGTTGTTGTTCCATCTTCTAATGTAACTCTAACTGTTCTAATATTTGGTAAAAATCTTCTTCTAGTTCTGTTTTTTGCATGACTTACGTTGTTACCAACCATTGGTCCTTTTCCAGAAATTGCACATTTTCTTGACATTTGTCTTCCTTACATAGTGAAAAATATTGGCGTATTGTATCTTAATTTTCTTAAGTTAAATTTAAACATTTTCTAAGATATAGTTTATTTTTTTTAGATTTTCCTTTAAATCAAACTCTAAAGCTAATTTTTTATTCTCTTTTTTTATCTTTTTTAACTCATTTTTATCTAATAAAACAGCATCGATTTTAAATGCAATACTTGGATCAGTCGGTGAATCCATTGAAGCAAAAACATCTACAACTTCTTTTGCATCATTTTCAATACTTAAAAAAACTACACATTTACAAAACATTGCTTTTATTACATTTGAAGAAAAAGATTTATTATAAGTTGGTAATAAAAATATATCTGAAGCTAAAAATAAATCATCAATATTTGAATAATTTTCCAATAAAATAATCTTATCTTGTAAATTTTGATATTTAGGAAGCTGAAATTGTAAAGCACTAATTTGCTTTTGCTCACCTGCAATAATTATCTTAAAATCAGGATAAGTTATAGAAGAACAAATATCCAAAAACTCCTTTATACCTGAAGTTTTAAAATTTTTTGCAGTAAATAAAATCAATTTTGTTTTTACATCTATTTTTAACTCTTCACAAATCTTAGCTTTTACATCTTTTGGTTTTTTATATTCAATATTTATTGAAGGATAAATTACTTTTATTTTTTCATGAGAAACTTTTGTTTTTGCAATAATTTGATTCATTGAAGCAAAACAATTTGTTATGGTAATTTTTGAATTTTTAATATTTTCAATTGATTTTTCATCTAAATTACCTGAATGAAAATATACATCTGCATATTTTTTTTTATTGAATAATGAAATTAAAAAATTTCCTTCTTTTAAAATTTCAATATTTTCTTGCTTTTTTAATTCTTCAATTAATAAATTTGATGATTTGTATGAAATTGTTGTTTTGTTCATAAATTACTTTCTATAATAATATTGTATTGATTTTCTTATTATAGTTAAAAGTGCTTTATGATAATATTTAAAAAATAATTGAAAAGGATTTTTTATTCAAACAAAAAAGAAAATTATTTATCTTGATAGAGATGGTGTAATAAATCATGATTATGGTTACGTAAGAGAGATTGATAAATTTCATTTTATTGATGGTGTTTTTGATGCTTGTAAACATTTTATAAATCTAGGTTATGAAATAATTATAATCACTAATCAATCTGGAATTGGCCGTGGCTATTATACAAAAGATGATTTTTTTAAACTTACACAATGGATGGTTGAAGAATTTAAAAAACATGGAATAGACATTCTAAATGTATACTTTTGTCCACATTCACCTGAAGAAAATTGTGATTGTAGAAAACCTAAAATTGGTATGATTCTTCAATCGCAAAAAGATTTTGAAATTGACTTAATAAATTCTTGGTTAATTGGTGACAAAATAACTGATATTGAAACAGCAGTTAACGCAAATATTTCTAATAATATATTAATCTCTCAAAAAAAAGACTATCCAGAACTTTTAAATATTGCAAATAATTTATTAGATACAATAAATATAATAAAAAAATAAGGCTTTTAATGAAATATAATGATATAAATTTTAATAAAAAAACTGTATTAATCACTGGTGGAGCTGGATTTATTGGCTCAAACCTTGCTTTTTATTTCCAAAATAATTATCCAAATTGTAAAGTAGTTGTACTTGATTGTTTCAGAAGTGGAGAAACTTTTTCAAATGGAAATCTAAAAAGTTTTGGGCACTTTAAAAATCTTTTAGGTTTCAATGGAATTGTAATTAGTGGCGATATAAATGATAAAAAATTATTAAAAGAATTAGAGATAAACTATAAATTTGATTATATTTTTCACCAAGCTGCCATTTCAGATACAACAGTAAGTG belongs to Arcobacter defluvii and includes:
- a CDS encoding YdcH family protein, whose product is MFHEYRDVITELKQKDAHFNKLFERHNELDDLVSKLEESHADQFEIESKKKEKLKLKDEIFATIVKYKAEN
- the argJ gene encoding bifunctional glutamate N-acetyltransferase/amino-acid acetyltransferase ArgJ gives rise to the protein MFTILPIKGYIDQIDGFYCDGIHAGLKPNGNNDLGFIYTKEACTVAAIFTENRFQAAPLKHFLQYGENFKTNFVLINSKNANALTGRKGIESINTLFSQLDFDLINPVMSSTGVIGNPLPIEKLVAGAKKFDLMAKNGENLSRAIMTTDAYPKTCMYEVKLENGTSFKIGAVAKGAGMINPNLATMLCFICTDAAAPFEDIKEALIVNSKTTFNAISVDGDTSTNDTVMVLANGKSNAYDKEAFKESLRLVMHDMAMLMVADGEGAKKVAAFEVINAVSNEQAEIAAKALSNSLLVKTALFGEDPNFGRIASTIGASRIDCDDEKLVISYNDVVVFNKGEICFDAQTEAKAADVLKKDKYKIVCDIGLGDGKFTAYGCDLGYKYVEINADYRS
- a CDS encoding potassium channel family protein, with amino-acid sequence MSIFTKIKKAIGWEIRTVKPQYDLNPLIYSQLKPFRLPLILIQLIMMIGTLGYVYIEDYSIMHAIFQSAYTFTTTGFGALNEANFSNQGIVFTVTLMIAGFLILTFSVGIVIDVIANGSLLELLKERKMLYKIARLRRHFVICYHNEYTAQLARQFRENHVPFVVVDPSEDIEQIAKENNYPYFVKEEPYKEIAFLKSHLSSAKGAISLSKNISDNITLIASVRLYEKELGRAPFLIISNAETQNEKIRLKKLGADKVVATPSLMAKRVSAMAIRPDMENVLDEFLYKKDTPIDMEEVFVRENSWVVNRELKDLRLRDRLKVSVIGITEGNDKFIQMPKGTTSIIANCRLLLVGSQKGIARAKKIINLTKQPEDI
- the rpmB gene encoding 50S ribosomal protein L28, which encodes MSRKCAISGKGPMVGNNVSHAKNRTRRRFLPNIRTVRVTLEDGTTTKLKISAKELRTLKKHS
- a CDS encoding glycosyltransferase — protein: MNKTTISYKSSNLLIEELKKQENIEILKEGNFLISLFNKKKYADVYFHSGNLDEKSIENIKNSKITITNCFASMNQIIAKTKVSHEKIKVIYPSINIEYKKPKDVKAKICEELKIDVKTKLILFTAKNFKTSGIKEFLDICSSITYPDFKIIIAGEQKQISALQFQLPKYQNLQDKIILLENYSNIDDLFLASDIFLLPTYNKSFSSNVIKAMFCKCVVFLSIENDAKEVVDVFASMDSPTDPSIAFKIDAVLLDKNELKKIKKENKKLALEFDLKENLKKINYILENV
- the gmhB gene encoding D-glycero-beta-D-manno-heptose 1,7-bisphosphate 7-phosphatase, with the translated sequence MYLDRDGVINHDYGYVREIDKFHFIDGVFDACKHFINLGYEIIIITNQSGIGRGYYTKDDFFKLTQWMVEEFKKHGIDILNVYFCPHSPEENCDCRKPKIGMILQSQKDFEIDLINSWLIGDKITDIETAVNANISNNILISQKKDYPELLNIANNLLDTINIIKK